The genomic region CGTTCGCCGTCCAGGACGCGGCGCATGCGGAGGGCGGCGAGGCCGGCCTCGTCGGAGGCCGGGGTCCAGACGTAGGAACGGCCCTGGCGGGTGCGGGTCACGGCCTTCTTCGCGTAGAGGCGGGAGAGGATCGTGATGACCGTGGTGTAGGCGAGGTCGCCGTCGAGGTGCTCCTGCACCCACCCGGCCGTCGCGGGCCCGCCCGCCGAGCGCAGGACGGTCAGGACCTGGGACTCCAGCTGCCCCTGGCCGCGCCTGGGCAGCCGTGGGCCGTCCCGGGTGGAGCCGTCGTCCGTGCCTGTGGGCCTCTTCATCCGCGGCATCCTACTGACCGGCCGGGAGGCGCCCGTCGGCCGCCGTGCCCCCGGAGGCCGTCCGCCGTACTTCTACACCGCTGTAGAGTTCGGTTCGTTCCGCACCACAGGCAACGCAACGTATGGAGACGTCATGGCCCTTTGGGATCGGATCAAGGAATCCGCGTCGACGATGCAGACGCAGCTGGAGGCGAAGAAGAACGACCTGAAGAGCGGGGCGTTCCGGGACGCGAGCATGGCCATGTGCGCCCTGGTCTCCGCGGCCGACGGTTCCATCGACCCGTCCGAGCGGCAGCGCGTCGCCTCGCTGATCGCCACGAACGACGTGCTGCGGAACTTCCCGGCGGACGACCTTCAGCGCCGGTTCAACGACTACGTGGACAAGCTGACGGCGGACTTCGCCTTCGGCAAGGTCAGCGTGCTCCAGGAGATCGCCAAGGCGAGGAAGAAGCCCGCCGAGGCTCGTGCCGTCATCCAGATCGGCATCGTGATCGGCGGCGCCGACGGGGACTTCGACAAGTCGGAGCAGGCCGTCGTGCGCGAGGCGTGCTTCGCGCTGGACCTGCCGCCGCACGAGTTCGACCTGTAGGACCCCCGCCGCGTACGGCCCGGGGCCCTTCGGGCCGTACGCGCCACGGGCCGGCCGGGCCGTCAGAGCTCCTTCGCGGGCCAGTCCAGCAGCCGGGCGCCGATCACCGCGGTCTGCAGCGTGTAGCGGTGCATCGGGTCGGACGGGTCGGAGCCGGTCAGCTGGTGTATCCGCTCCAGCCGGTACGTCAGCGCGCGCACGCTCAGCGACAGCCGGCGGGCCGTCTCGGCGGCGACACAGCCCGCGTCGAAATACACGGAGAGCGTGCGCAGCAGGGGCTCCGCGCCGCCCCGCGCCTCCTTGAGCGGGCCGAGCTCGCTCCGCACCAGATCGGCCATCGCCTGCCGGTCCCTGGTCAGCACCGGATAGACCAATAGGTCGGAGGCGTACAGCACGGGGTCGTCGAGTCCCATCCGCTGAGCCAGGTCGAGGGCGTCGAGCGCCTCGTCGTACGAGTGGACCACCCCGCCGGGGCCCCGGTGCGGGCGGCCGACCGCGACCTGGCCGCCGTCCGTCGCGGCGTGGGCCTGCTTCGCGAAGTACCGCAGGACGTCGGGCTGGCTGCCGGGGGCTATGCAGACGAGGCGGCCGTCCTTCGTGGTGAGCAGGATCTTCCGGCCGCCGAAACGGGCGAGCAGGGCCGCCTCCACGCTCCGGGGCACCGCGTCGGACTCGGTGTAGGCCTCCGGGCCCGCAGCCACCGCGACGGCATGGGCCCGGGAGAGCCGCAGTCCGAACCGGGTGGCGCGCTCCGCGAGCCGCCCCAGGTCGCTGCGCCCGTACAGCAGGTCGTCGATGAACTCCCGCCGCGCCGCCTCCTCCCGCCGCACCGTGATGCGCTGCGCCCGCTCGAAGCCCTCCGCGAACGCGTCGACCGTCTGCTCCACGGCGCCCAGCACGGCGTCCGTGGCGCCCGCGCCACGCGTGGTGAGCGGCCAGACGGCGCGGGTCTCCGAGAGATGCAGCCGCACCAGGGCCCGCAGCTGATGCCCGGCCTCCGCGGCCTCACGACCGAGCGTGCGCCGCGTCTCCAGCTCGTCCCGGGTGAGACGGCGGCCGGTGTCCGCGACCTCGGCCAGAATCCGGGCATAACCCTCCAGGAACCGTTCGGGGATCTCGGGCTCCGCCACTTGCGCACTCCTCCACACATCGCCGGCATCGTCATCCCGTCAACGCACGGAGGCCGGTGCCGGTGCCCGGCAGGCCGGTCGTGCAAAGGCTGCCGGATTCCGGCAATGCGCCCCGACCCGCCCGACTGACACGATCTGTTCAGCAACACACGGGGGAATCACGGGGGTTACGGGGGAGCACGGGGGAGGAAACCGGTCGCTGCGAGACCGCTCGCGGTCTCGCGGCGCCGGTCCCCCCGTCCCACCCGACGCCGCCCGGCCCCTGGACCGCACGGCGTCGCAGGGGGTGGGCCGGATGACCGAATTCCTTTCCGCAGCAGTCGCTTTCCCGGCTGTCGTCTTCGGCGGCGCCCTGGTGGTCGTCGTCTGCTTCTGGCTACTGGTGCTGGTCGGAGCGACGGGACACGACTCCTTCGACACCGACCTCGACAGCGAAGCGGTCGGCTTCGGCGGGGTGCCCGTCTCCGTGTCGGTGTCGCTGTTCGTCGCCGTTTCCTGGTTCACCGGCCTCGTCGGTTCGGTCCTGGTCCTCCGCAGCGGAGCCACCGGCACCCTGCGGGCCTTGATGCACCTCGCCGTACTGGCGGGGGCGCTCCTGATCGCCTGGGGGGTGGTCCGCATGCTCGTACGCCGCTTCCGCCGGTTCTTCCCCGCGGAACCTCCCCCGTCCCGGCAGGATTTCGTGGGTCAGGTCTGCACGATCCGTACGGGATCCGTCAGCGCCGACTTCGGGCAGGCCGAGGTCGCCGCCGCCGACGGTTCGACCGCGATCGTGCAGGTGCGGCAGCCGCTCGGGCCGTCCGCGCCGGGCGATGTGTTCACCTCCGGCAGCACGGGCCTCCTCTACGCGTACGACGCCGACGGCGAGTTCTTCTGGGTCTCGCCGTACGACGCGTCGCTCGCCCCGCGCCCGCTGCCGCGCAAGGCCGGCTGACCCGCCTCCCTTCCCTCCGGGCCACGGGCCCGTGGTTCCGCGCGCCCTCGTACGGGCGTCCGGACTCCCCTTCCTCTTCGTACGTCCCACCAGCCGCAAGGACCGACATGGATGCAATCTCCTGGGGCATCGGCGTGCTCGCCGCCGTTGTCCTGCTCATCACCGTCGCACTCGTCTTCGTCATCACCCGGCTCTTCCGGAAGGTCGAGCAGGGGAAGGCCCTGATCATCTCCAAGACCAAGAAGGTCGACGTCACCTTCACCGGTGCGGTGGTCCTCCCGGTGCTGCACAAGGCCGAGACCATGGACATCTCGGTGAAGACCATCGAGATCCGCCGTACCGGGCGCGAGGGCCTGATCTGCCAGGACAACATCCGCGCCGACATCCACATCACGTTCTTCGTCCGCGTCAACAAGACCGTCGAGGACGTCATCAAGGTCGCGCAGGCCATCGGCACGGAGCGTGCGAGCGACAAGGCCGCCATCCAGGAGTTCTTCGCCGCGAAGTTCTCCGAAGCGCTCAAGACCGTCGGCAAGCAGCTCGACTTCGTCGACCTGTACACCAAGCGTGAGGAGTTCCGGGACCGGATCATCCGGGTCATCGGAACCGACCTGAACGGCTACCACCTCGACGACGCCGCGATCGACTTCCTCGAGCAGACGCCGATGGCGCAGCTCGACGGCGCCAACATCCTGGACGCGCAGGGCATCCGGAAGATCACCGAACTGACGGCGATCGAGCACGTGCGGACCAACGAGTTCCAGCGCACCGAGCAGAAGGAGATCACCCGGCAGGACGTCGACGCCCGCGAGACCATCCTGGAGCTGGAGCGCCGGCAGGCCGAGGCGGAGATCAAGCAGCGCCGCGAGGTGGAGACCCTGCGGGCCCGGGAGGAGTCTGCCACCGCCCGGGTGCAGGAGGAGGAGCGGCTCGGTTCGCAGAGCGCCTTCATCCGTACCGAGGAGCAGCTCGGCATCCAGCGGGAGAACCAGGCGCGCGAGGTCGCCGTCGCGCAGAAGAACCGTGAGCGGGTCATCGCGGTGGAGAACGAGCGCATCGAGAAGGACCGGATGCTGGAGGTCATAGGGCGCGAGCGGGAGACCGAGCTGAACCGGATCGCCGCCACGAAGGAGGTCGAGGCCGAGCGCCGTGAGGTCGCGGACGTGATCCGGGAGCGGATCGCGGTCGACCGTACGGTCGCCGAGCAGGAGGAGTCGATCCTGACCCTGCGGTCCGTCGAGGAGTCGGAGCGCACCCGCAGGTCCGTGATCATCGCGGCCGAGGCGGAGGCCCAGGAGAAGCTGGTCAAGGACATCAAGGCGGCGGAGGCCGCGGAGGCGGCCGCGGTCCACCTGGCGGCCGAACAGCTGACGCTCGCGGACGCCCGGCTGAAGACGGCCGACCTCGACGCGCAGGCGAAGCTGCGGCTGGCGCAGGGGATCCAGGCCGAGTCCGCCGCGGCGGGGCTGGCGGAGGTACGGGTCCGGGACGCGGAGGCCGAGGTCACCGAGAAGTCCGGCCGCGCGGAGGCACAGGCGACCGAGGCCCGGCTCAAGGCCGAGGCGGAGGGCACGCGGCTCAAGGCGCTGGCGGCCGCCGAGGGCACGCGGGCGCAGGCGACCGCGGACGCGGCGGTGATCGGCGAGCGGCTGAAGGCCGAGGCGGCGGGACTCACGGAGAAGGCGGCGGCGATGGCCGCGCTCGACGAGGCGTCGCGCGGGCACGAGGAGTACCGCCTGCGGCTGGCCGCGGAGAAGGAGATCCGCCTCGCGGAGTTCGACGTGCGGCGGCAGGTGGCCGAGGCGCAGGCGACGATCCTGGCGACGGGGCTGGAGAACGCGGACATCGACATCGTCGGCGGGGACTCGGTCTTCTTCGACCGGCTGGTCTCGTCGATCTCGCTGGGCCGGAGCGTGGACGGGTTCGTCGACAACTCCAGGACGGCGCAGGCCCTCGCGGGGCCGTGGCTGGACGGCAGCGGGTCCTTCACGGACGACCTGACCCGGGTGCTGGGGTCCGTCACCTCGGGGGACGTCCAGAGTCTGACGGTGTCCGCATTGCTGACGCGGCTGATGCGGGGGACGTCGGGGGCGGCCTCCGGGCAGGTGCGGCAGTTGCTGGCCGCGGCGGAGGAGCTGGGGCTGGCGGGGATGACGGTGTCGTCCTCGACGGAGGGCGGCGGTACGGCGGTCGCGGCCGAACCGTCGAGGAACGGGGCCGCGCCGGCGGGGGTGGCGTAGCCGCACCGGACCCGCCCGGGGAGTGCCGCCGGGCGGGCCCGCCCCGGGCGTGGGGGTCCGCCCCGGCGGCGTGAGAGCTCCGCCGCGCCCGGGACCCCGGCCGAAGACATGAGTGATATTTCCGTAGGGAGCCGTACGCATGGACCGTGACGCCACACCCACCGATGGCGGTGCCTACGAGGTGCTCCGGCGGCGGCTCGGCGCGCAGGCCGATGAGCTCGTCCGGCGGGCCGAGGCGCTGAACGCGCGCCGGACCGAGGAGTTCGGGTCGACCGGACTGCGGCTCCTGGCCACCGAGCAGGTGCACACCGAGCGCGCCTCGCTGGCCCGGGACCTGGTGGCGGTCGGGGACCGGCTGCTGTTCGGCTTCGAGCGGGGCCCCGGGGCCGGCGGCGAGGCCGGGGTCGGTGACGTCCTCGTCCTCCGGGAGCCGGGACTGGAAGAGGTGGCGGGCGAAGGACCACTGGCGGACGAGGCGTTCGTACGGGAGTTCGCCGGCCTGCACCGCTACTTCCGCGACGCCCGGCTGCTGCGTCTGCGCAGGGTCAACGGCCGGCTGATCGCCGTGTTCCGTACCGGTGAGAGCGCCGAGGACGTCCGTGTCCTGCGGTGGGCCCTGGGACCGGACGGGACGCCCGGGGAGTTCCTGGACGCGCGGGGTGACCGGGACCACGTCTTCCCGCCCTCGCACGACTTCGACTGGACCCCCGCGGGCCGGGACGCGCACCGGCCCGGCCGGCACCCGCACATCGCCGTGGCCGACGGCGCGCTCTTCGTCGACACCCTGGGCGGCACGCTCACCGTCAAGACCGAGGACGACACCGGGACACCCGACGGGATCTACGAGGAGCCCGTCGACGAGCCCTTGCAGTCCCTGGCGGACGCCGACGTCGAGTACGCCCGGGCCGGGCCGCTGATCCTGCTGAGGGTGCGCCCGTACAAGGAGGAGGCCTGGCGCCATCTGGTCCACAACACGCTGCTCGGCCGCGTCCGGCGGCTGGACGCGATCGGGCCGTCGTGCCACCGGCTCCCCGAGGACCAGGGGATCATCTTCCCCGGCGGCTACTACCTCACGACCGGCGCGGCCAAGACCTTCGACACCGCCGAGGAGCTCACCGACCCGGTCTTCGAGGGCGCGGTCCGCTCGCCCAACGGCGAGGACGTGCTGTACGTCTTCCGGTCCCGTGACGAGAGCCGCACCCTGCTCCTGCCGTACAACCTGATCCGCCAGGAGGTCGCGACCCCGCTGCTCGGCCGGGGGCACGCGCTCCTGGACGACGGCACCCTCGTCCTGCTGAGGGGCGGCGAGGACGGGCCGGCGCGTGTGCACCCGCTCCAGCGCTGGCAGACCCCGTACGTCTCCGACACCTACGCCGCGTCGAGCCCCGCCGGCACGGGCCCGCTCGCCCGGACCGGCAACGCCGACCTGGTGCGCGGGATCTCCGACTGCCTCGCCCTGGCGCACGGCGTACGCGACATGACGCCGACCGCCGCCGTGTACGCCCGGCTCGTCGGCGACTGCGCCCGGGCGAGCGACCGCTACCACTGGCTCGCCGATCCCGGTCTGGGCCTGCTCGCCGAGCCCTTGGACGAGATCGGCCGGACCGCGCGGCAGGTGCTCGCGGAGTTCGAGACGGTGCAGGAGCTGACCCGGCAGGCCGCCGAGGCACTCGACGGGACGGCCGGCCGGCTCACCGCCCTGGTGCGCCGCATCCGGGGCGAGGCCCCGCGCTCCGCCGCCGCCTGGGTCGACCAGCTCACCGAACTTCGCTGCATCCACGGCCACTTGGCGACACTCGCCGAGATGCGGTACGCGGACACCGGGCGGATCGCCGAGCTGTCGGCCGAGGCCGAGGACGATCTGGCGTCGGCAGCCCGGCGGGCCGTGTCCTTCCTCGCCCGCGAGGACGCCTTCACCGGCCACCACGAGGAGCTCGCCGCCCTCACCGGGGCCGCCGAGGCGCTGACCGCCGTCGCGGGTGCCTCGGAGGTGGGCGACCGGCTGACGGAGATCACCGACGGACTGACGACCGTCACGGACGTGGTGACGGGGCTCGACATCGGGGACGCCACCGTCCGTACGTCGATCCTGGAGCGGATCGCCGGGGTGCTGGGCGACGCCAACCGGGCCCGCGCCACCCTCGACGCCCGCCGTCGGGAGCTGCTGTCCCAGGAGGGCAGGGCCGAGTTCGCCGCCGAGTTCGCGCTGCTCGGGCAGGCCGTCACGGGGGCGCTGGCCGCCGCCGACTCCCCCGGGGCCTGCGACGAGCAGCTGGCGCGGCTGCTGCTCCGGCTGGAGAACCTGGAGTCCCGGTTCGCGGAGTCCGACGACTTCCTCGGCCGGCTGTCCGAGCGCAGGACCGAGGTCCACGAGGCCTTCTCGGTCCGCCGCCAGACCCTTCAGGACGCCCGCGCCCGGCGGGCCGAGCGGCTCGCGGACTCGGCCTCCCGGGTGCTGGAGACGGTCACCCGGCGCCTCGCCGCGCTGCAGGACCTGGACGCCGTCCACACGTACTTCGCGTCCGACCCGATGGTCGCCAAGGTCCGGCGCACCGCCGAAGAGCTGCGCGGGCTGGGCGACCCGGTGCGCGCGGAGGAGCTCGACGGGCGGCTGAAGGCCGCCCGCCAGGAGGCCGGCCGTGCGCTGCGGGACCGGGGCGAGCTGTACACGGACGGCGGCACGGTGCTCAGGCTGGGCCGGCACCGCTTCGCGGTGAACACCCAGCCCTTCGACCTGACCCTGGTCCCCCATGCGGACGGGCTCGCCTTCGCGCTGACGGGCACCGACTACCGGGCCCCCGTCGCCGACCCGGAGTTCGTGGCGACCCGTCCGTACTGGGACCGGCTGCTGCCCTCGGAGTCGCCAGAGGTCTACCGCGCCGAGCACCTGGCCGCCCGGCTGCTGGACGAGCACGGCGCCGACGCCCTGGCCGGCGTGCGGGACCTGGCCGCGCTCGTGCGGGAGGCGGCAGCGGCGGCGTACGACGAGGGGCATCAGCGGGGCGTCCACGACGAGGACGCCACCGCGATCCTGACTGCTCTGCTGGAGCTGCACGCCGGAGCCGGGCTGCTGCGGTACGAACCCGCCGTGCGCGCCGCCGCGCAGCTGTTCTGGGCACACGAGGCCGACGAGGCCCTGCGCGCCTCCTGGACGCGCCGGGCCGGTTCGCTGGCGCGGGCCCGCGACACCTTCGGGCTCGCCCCGGCGATCGACGCCCTCCAGGAGGAGTGGGCGGCCGTGATGGGCGCGGGGGAGACGGCCGCCGCGTACCTCTTCGAGGAGCTGACGAGCGGCCCCGCCGGGTTCGTCACGAACTCAGCCACCCGCACGTTCCTGGAGAAGTTCCGCCGGGCCGAAGGGACTTCGGCGTACGACGACGACCTGGCCGCGCTCCACGACGACCTCCCCTCCCGGCGTCAGCTCGTCGAGGGCTGGCTCGGCCCGTACGCCGCCGCGAGCGGCGGCGAGGCGGACGCCGGGGACCTGGCGGAGGCCGCGGCCGTGGAGCTGTGCCCGGATCTGGAACGGTACGACTGCGACGCCCCGCTCACCGCGACCGTGCACGGGCTGCTCGGCGACCACCCCCGTGTGGACCGGGGGACGATGACCGTCCGGCTGGACGAACTCCTCGCCCGTACCACCGCCTTCCGGGCCGTCGACGTGCCCGGGTTCCGCGCCTACCAGCGGCTGCGCACCACGCTCGTCGACTCCGAGCGGGCCCGGCTGCGGCTGGACGACCACCGGCCGCGCGTGATGTCGGCGTTCGTCCGCAACCGGCTGCTGGACGAGGTGTACCTGCCGCTGATCGGGGACAGCCTCGCCAAGCAGCTCGGCACCGCCGACGCGGACCGGCGCACCGACTCGCAGGGGCTGCTGCTGCTCGTCTCCCCGCCCGGCTACGGCAAGACGACGCTCATGGAGTACGTCGCCGACCGGCTCGGCATGGTCCTCGTGAAGGTCAGCGGCCCCGGCCTCGGCCACGACGTGACCTCGCTGGACCCGGCGCAGGCGCGCGGTGCGACCGCCCGGCACGAGGTCGAGAAGATCAACTTCGCGCTGGAGTCGGGCAACAACACCCTGCTCTACCTCGACGACATCCAGCACACCTCGCCGGAGCTGCTCCAGAAGTTCATCCCGCTCTGTGACGCCACCCGCCGCGTCGAGGGGGTGAGGGACGGCGAGCCGCGCAGCTACGACCTGCGGGGCAAGCGGTTCGCGGTGGTCATGGCGGGCAACCCGTACACCGGGTCCGGGGACCGGTTCAGGATTCCGGACATGCTCGCCAACCGGGCCGACGTATGGAATCTCGGCGAGGTGCTGAGCGGAAGGGAGGACGTCTTCGCGCTGAGCTTCGTGGAGAACGCCCTGACCGCCAACCCGGTCCTCGCCCCGCTCGCGGGGCGCTCCCGCGCCGACCTCGCGCTGCTCGTGCGCATGGCGTCCGCCACGGACGCCGCGGCCCACGCCGGCCGGCTGGAGCACGCGTACGCGCCGGCCGAGCTGGACCGGATCGTGTCGGTGCTGCGTCATCTGCTCACCGCCCGGGAGACGGTCCTCGCGGTGAACGCGGCGTACATCGCGTCGGCGGCGCGGACCGACGCGACACGCACCGAGCCGCCGTTCCGGCTCCAGGGCTCCTACCGCAACATGAACAGGATCGCCGAACGGATCGTGCCCGTGATGAACGACGCCGAGCTGTCCGCCGTCGTCGACGACCACTACGCGGGCGAGGCCCAGACGCTCACCACCGGCGCCGAGTCGAACCTGCTGGAGCTGGCGGCCCTCCGGGGCACCCTCACCCCCGCCCAGGCGGAGCGCAGGTCGGCGATCGCCTCCGCCTATGTGCGTACGCGGGCACTCGGCGGCCCGGACGGCGACCCGGCCTCCCGCGCGGTCGGTGCGCTGGGGCTGCTCGCGGACCGGATCGCGGCGGTCGAGGCGGCCATCGAGCGCGCGGTGGGGCCCCGACGGCCGGACGCGGGCCCACGCCCCCGTCACGCGATGATCACCGACACGCCCGACTGAACCTGAGGGAGCAAGGCATGCTGGGTCATGTGTCCTCACTTCCGCAACAGCCCCAACGCCCCCCGAGCAGCGGCCACATGGTGGTCTGCGGGGACGACACTCTCGGCCGCCGGCTCGCCGTGGAGCTGCGCTACGTGTACGGGGAGCGGGTCACGCTCCTCGTCCCGCCGGGCCGGGAGCCCAGCAGACCGGACGTGCCCCTGACCCAACGGGCCCGGGCCGGCGCCCTGTTCGGGCGGATGTCCGCCGCGATGAACCGCAACGGGGCGGGCGGCGCGAACGGGAACGGCGACACGAACGCCGGGGTCGAGGCCGTCCGCATCATGGAGGCGCACGAGCCCTCCGACGACGTGCTGGAAGAGGCGGGCGTCGACCGGGCCGCCGCGCTCGCGCTCGTCTACGACGACGACGAGCTCAACATCCGCGCCGCCCTGACGGCCCGCCGGCTCAATCCGCGCCTGCGTCTCGTCATCCGGCTCTACAACCGCAAGCTGGGCCAGCACCTGGAGACACTGCTCGACCAGGCGGCCGCCGTCTCCATGCCCGGACTCGACCCGGCGGCGCTGGACGCCTCCACCACCGTCCTGTCCGACGCCGACACCGCGGCTCCCGCCCTGGCGGCCACCGCGCTGACCGGCAGCAGCAAGGTCATCCAGGCCGAGGGCCTGCTCCTGCGCGCCGTGGAACGCACCCCGCCCCGCCCGGGCGAGCTCGCCGACCCCGGGCTGTGCACGCTGGCGCTCCTCTCCTCGACCAGCCAGGACCCGGCCGGCAGCGAGGGCTCCGACAGCAGCGGTGAGGAGGGCCCCCAGCTGCTGCCCGACCTGGCGACGGTGAACGCCGCCACGGGCCGGGGCACGGTCGTCCTGGAGGCCATCAGCCAGGCGGGGCCCGACCGGGCGCCCGCCCGCATGGGAGGCCGGGGCGCTCCGCTCGGCCAGGTCTTCTCCCGGCGGCTGCGCTGGTCGGCGCTGGGCGTCGCGGCTGCCGTCGTCGGCCTGGCCGTCGCCTCGGTGATCACCACGGGCGACAGCCCGCTGCACGCCGCCTATCTGACCCTGCTCGACCTGCTCGCGATGGGCGACCCCGCGGTCGAGGACACCGACTCGGACTCCCGCCAGGTCATACAGCTGCTCTCCGGCATGGCCGGGCTCCTGCTGCTGCCCCTGCTGGTCGCCGCCGTCCTGGAGGCGTTCGGGACGCTGCGCACGGCGTCCTCCCTGCGCCGCCCCCCGCGCGGTCTGTCGGGCCATGTGGTCCTGCTGGGGCTGGGCAAGATCGGCACGAGGGTCCTGGTGCGCCTGCGCGAGCTGGACATCCCGGTGGTGGTCGTCGAGGAGGACCCGGAGGCGCGGGGCATCCCGCTGGCCCGCAGCCTGCACGTCCCGACGGTCCTCGGGGACGTGACCCAGGAGGGCGTCCTGGAGGCGGCGAAGATCCGCCGGGCCCGCGCGCTGCTCGCCCTGACCAGCGTCGACACGACGAACCTCGAAGCCGCGCTGTACGCCCGCTCGGTGAAGCCGGGCCTGCGGGTGGCGCTGCGCCTGTACGACGACGAGTTCGCCACCGCCGTCTACCGCACCCTGCGCACCGCCCACCCGGGGGCCCTGACCCGCTCCCGCTCCGTGTCGCACCTGGCCGCACCGGCGTTCGCGGTCGCCATGATGGGCCGGCAGATCCTGGGCGCGGTTCCGGTGGAGCGCAAGGTCATGCTCTTCGCCGCCCTGGAGGTGGCGGGAAATCCCCATCTGGAGGGCCGGACCGTCGACCAGGCGTTCCGGGCGGGCGCCTGGCGGGTCCTGGCCCTGGACGCCACCCCGCCGGCCGACCGTCTCCCGGACCTGGCGGCCGTACCGCCGTACGACCCCCTCGACCCGCCGGGCCCGGGGGACCCGGACCGGCCCTCCGGGCTGGTCTGGGACCTGCACCCGGGCTATGTGCTGCGGCCGGAGGACCGGGTCGTGATCGCCGCGACCCGGCGCGGTCTGGCAGAGATGCTGCGCGGGCAGCGCTCGGCGGTGCGCCGGTGAGGCCCGAAGGAGGTCCTCAGCCGATGAGGGTCTCCTTCGGGCGGACCACGCAGAACTCGTTCCCTTCGGGATCGGCGAGCACGGTCCACGACTCGTCGCCGGTCTGCCCGACGTCCGCGTGACGGGCGCCGAGTCCGAGGATGCGCTCGATCTCGGCCTCCCGGTCCGCGGCGGCGGCGGTCAGATCGAGGTGCAGGCGGTTCTTGACGCCCTTGCGGTCCGTCACCGGCATGAAGCAGATACCCACCGGCGCGTTCACGTCCGGTCCGATCACGACCTCCTTCTCCCGCTCGGACAGGATGCGCCAGCGCAGGACGTCGGCCCAGAACCGGGCCAGGGCGGGCAGATCATGGGCGTCGATGACGATGTGATGCAGTGAGACAGGCATGCGGGCCGGTGTGCCCAGGGACCCGCCGCCGGGCTAACGGATCGTCCCCATGGCGTCCCGCACCTCCTGAAGCGTCTCCTCGGCCACGGCGTTCGCCCGCTCGTTGCCGGCGCGCAGCACGTCCCGTACGTACCCCATGTCCCGGGCGTACTCCGCCCGGCGGGCGCGGATCGGGGCCATGCGGGTGTTGACGGCCTCCGTCACGGTCCGCTTGAGACCGGCCGCGCCGCCGTTCCCGATCTCCTCGGCGACCTCGTGCGGGTCGCGGCCGAGGCAGAGCGCGGCCAGCAGCACCAGGCTCGACACCCCGGGCCGCAGCTCGGGGTCGTAGGTGATGTGCCGGTCGGCGTCGGTGGTGGCTCCCTTGATCAGCCGGGCGGTCTCGTCGGCGTCGGCACCCAGGGCGATGGAGTTGCCCCTGCTCTTGCTCATCTTGGTGGCGTCGGTGCCGAGCAGCAGGGGCGCGGCGGAGAGCAGAGCGTCGGGTTCGGGGAAGACCTGTCCGTACCGCTCGTTGAAGCGGCGGGCGACGGTGCGGGTGATCTCCAGGTGCGGCAGCTGGTCCATGCCGACGGGGACGAGGTTGCCCTTGCAGAACAGGATGTCGGCGGCCTGGTGCACCGGATAGGTGTACATGAGGCCGCTGACGGCGGACTGCCTGGAGTGCGCGATCTCGTCCTTCACGGTGGGGTTGCGCCCGAGTTCGGCGACGGAGACGAGGGACAGGAAGGGCAGCATCAGCTGGTTGAGGGCGGGGACCGCGCTGTGGTTGAAGACGGTCGTGCGGGCCGGGTCGATCCCGATGGCGAGATGGTCCAGGAGCAGCCCCTCCACGTGCTCGGTGAGCCGCTCGGCGACGTCACGGTCGGTGAGGACCTGGTAGTCGGCGATGAGCACGAAGACCTCGATGCCGAGGTCCTGGAGCCGGACCCGGTTGTGGAGAGTGCCGAAGTAGTGCCCGAGGTGCAGGGCTCCGGTGGGCCGGTCGCCGGTGAGGACGCGGAAGCGGCCGGGGTCCAGGGCGAGCTGCTGTTCCAGCTCGGCGCTGCGGCGCGCGGCGGGGCTGACGGCAGGGTCGGTGGTCATGGTCACGGGGGTCTCCTCGCTGGTGGTGTACGCGTGGAGGACGGCCCGCCGCAGGGCACCGGGGCAGCGAAAAGGGCCGTCCGAAGATCGAACGGCCCTGGTTCCGCGCGGAGAAGGTGG from Streptomyces sp. QL37 harbors:
- a CDS encoding helix-turn-helix domain-containing protein, giving the protein MAEPEIPERFLEGYARILAEVADTGRRLTRDELETRRTLGREAAEAGHQLRALVRLHLSETRAVWPLTTRGAGATDAVLGAVEQTVDAFAEGFERAQRITVRREEAARREFIDDLLYGRSDLGRLAERATRFGLRLSRAHAVAVAAGPEAYTESDAVPRSVEAALLARFGGRKILLTTKDGRLVCIAPGSQPDVLRYFAKQAHAATDGGQVAVGRPHRGPGGVVHSYDEALDALDLAQRMGLDDPVLYASDLLVYPVLTRDRQAMADLVRSELGPLKEARGGAEPLLRTLSVYFDAGCVAAETARRLSLSVRALTYRLERIHQLTGSDPSDPMHRYTLQTAVIGARLLDWPAKEL
- a CDS encoding TerB family tellurite resistance protein; its protein translation is MALWDRIKESASTMQTQLEAKKNDLKSGAFRDASMAMCALVSAADGSIDPSERQRVASLIATNDVLRNFPADDLQRRFNDYVDKLTADFAFGKVSVLQEIAKARKKPAEARAVIQIGIVIGGADGDFDKSEQAVVREACFALDLPPHEFDL
- a CDS encoding BlaI/MecI/CopY family transcriptional regulator, which codes for MKRPTGTDDGSTRDGPRLPRRGQGQLESQVLTVLRSAGGPATAGWVQEHLDGDLAYTTVITILSRLYAKKAVTRTRQGRSYVWTPASDEAGLAALRMRRVLDGERDREAVLARFVSALSPGDEARLRALLARAADDPDDSDGPEGR